Genomic window (Blastocatellia bacterium):
CACCCAACCGGCGACGCCGGCGGCCAGTGATTCGCCAATTCCCGGTCTGCCAAGTTCGCAAACGGATGCCAACCTGCCTGAAGAAGGCGTCGTCGCGATGGCTGCGCGCATCACTTTGAGGCTGGCACTGGCCGCGCTTTTGACCTCGCTGTTGGCCTTCCGCCCGCGTAAAGACGTGCCGGTCATGCAGCGCAATCCGTATGTCGCGCAAACCCAAATTCTGCTCGCCGTCGTCGCTTCGGCCATGATGATGATCGTCGCAGACAATGCGGCGCGCGCCTTTGGCATCTTTGCGGCGGCCTCGCTGGTCAGGTTCCGCACCAACATCCGCGACCCGAAAGAGATCACCGTCTTGCTGGTCTGTCTTGGCGTCGGGTTGGCGACCGGCGTAGGCAAAATCGAGCTGGCGGTGATTTCGGCGCTCTTCGTGCTGGTGATGCTGTGGGTGCTGGAATACTACGAGCCGGCGCAGGTCTTCCGCTCGCTTGAGTTAATGGTCATGACCCGCCGCGTTGATGAGACCGACGAGATGTTGCGCGAAATCTTTGACCGCTATCAACTGACTTCCGAGCTGCGCAAAATTGACCGCGAAGACGAAGCCGATCCGATGGGCAAGATCGTCTACTATGTCAATATCAGCCCGCGTATCAGCACCGATAAGCTGAGCGAAGAAATTTTCGCCTCCGACCCGGAGCATATAGACTCTGTGTCCTGGGATCAGAAGAAGAGTCAGTCCTATATTTATCGCTGATGAATGACCGACGACTGCCGACCGCCGCGGGAGAGATGAGCGGCGGTCGGCAGTCGTCGGGCTACAACTTTTACGACGTTTGAAGAATCCTATACAATGGTTCTGGTCGAACCGTCCGAGTGGAGTCGAGATTTCGATTTAAACAATAAATCCATTGAGGCGTGATTCGTGGAGGTTGCTATGAGTAGGATTCGAAGTTTCAGCGCCAGCCTTTTAGTGGCGTTGCTCATTTTGCCTTTGGGCATTCTGGCGCAAACCCGCGTCATCGCTCCGAAAAACCCTTACAGTCCCTCAAAAGACGTAGAGCTAGGGCGACAGGCGGCGCAGCAGGCCGAGCGCCAGATGCCGCTGCTCAACGACAGCGCCTCGCAAGCATACGTCGCGCGCATCGGAGCGCGGCTGGCCGAAGCGATTCCGAGCGAGTTTCAACACCCGGAGTTCCAGTATACCTACAAGGTCGTTGACGTGCGTGATGTCAACGCCTTCGCGCTTCCGGGCGGCTTTACCTATGTCAATCGCGGGTTGATCGAGACGGCGCAGACCGAAGGCCAGCTCGCAGGCGCGATGGCGCACGAGATCAGCCACGTCGCCTTGCGGCACGGCACGGCGCAGGCGGCCAAAGCGCAAAAGTATCAGGTCGGCTCGGTTGCGGCGCAGATACTCGGCGCGGTCATCGGCGGCGGCGCGGGCCAGGTGGTCGGCGCGGCGGGCCAGATGGGCATCGGCGCGGCTTTTCTGCGCTTCAGCCGGGATTATGAGCGCCAGGCCGATATGCTCGGCGCGCAGATTATGGCGCGCGCCGGCTACGACCCGCATGAGCTTGCCAATATGTTTCGCATTCTCGAACAGACGGGCGGCAAGGGCGGGCCTGAGTGGATGAGCGATCACCCGAACCCCGGCAACCGCTTTGAAGCGATCAACCACGAGGCCGAGCTGTTGAACGTTCAAAACGGCGAGCGCGATTCGCAGGACTTCCACCACATTCAAGCGCGTCTGCGCGATATGCCGCGCGCCCGCTCGATGAGCGAAGCCGCGCGCAACGGTGGGCGCTATCCCGATTCGCGGCGCTATCCGCAGGACGATTCGCGGCGTTACCCGCAGGATAACGATCAGAGCTACCCGGATTCGCGTCGCTACCCGGACGAAACCGAAC
Coding sequences:
- a CDS encoding DUF4956 domain-containing protein — protein: MPDRNDRFSRDEYDDWHDERDRRWSDDLSYQRVRHEAQEAIRRAGDGGRRPRRGRGLTKSIPKPAIIVGAIVIATAILALATYFIFSRTTTTTPARTPPVATAPAQPATQPATPAASDSPIPGLPSSQTDANLPEEGVVAMAARITLRLALAALLTSLLAFRPRKDVPVMQRNPYVAQTQILLAVVASAMMMIVADNAARAFGIFAAASLVRFRTNIRDPKEITVLLVCLGVGLATGVGKIELAVISALFVLVMLWVLEYYEPAQVFRSLELMVMTRRVDETDEMLREIFDRYQLTSELRKIDREDEADPMGKIVYYVNISPRISTDKLSEEIFASDPEHIDSVSWDQKKSQSYIYR
- a CDS encoding M48 family metalloprotease, which translates into the protein MSRIRSFSASLLVALLILPLGILAQTRVIAPKNPYSPSKDVELGRQAAQQAERQMPLLNDSASQAYVARIGARLAEAIPSEFQHPEFQYTYKVVDVRDVNAFALPGGFTYVNRGLIETAQTEGQLAGAMAHEISHVALRHGTAQAAKAQKYQVGSVAAQILGAVIGGGAGQVVGAAGQMGIGAAFLRFSRDYERQADMLGAQIMARAGYDPHELANMFRILEQTGGKGGPEWMSDHPNPGNRFEAINHEAELLNVQNGERDSQDFHHIQARLRDMPRARSMSEAARNGGRYPDSRRYPQDDSRRYPQDNDQSYPDSRRYPDETERTDRDPRRYPDETERTDRDVRRYPRDTDAGGSRNVGYPSSRYRTYDAGLVRLSVPDNWREIRTDNNEVTYAPEGGYHSENGNIAFTHGAQVELTRASSSNLQAATDELIQSLAQGNSELRRSGSPWRTTVSGRNALAVSLHNVSEVTGRPETVTLLTTFTDNGDLLYVIFVAPTDEYGNYKSAFDHIASTLVVNR